A stretch of Fusarium poae strain DAOMC 252244 chromosome 2, whole genome shotgun sequence DNA encodes these proteins:
- a CDS encoding hypothetical protein (TransMembrane:1 (o1115-1133i)), whose protein sequence is MAQTETLLSDYINFNDQNVGLSGGELINKDLTFCAAAAISRLCDEQEKGINIDECLQQREEFKFIKELDVVSEVYTTAPISKQKELKSTAPILAWSNRLQTVFLGISCTRDMNDPKLNLNVRAQAADAVGSRFYQGLIDRGREFVPLIEWLTRQYKLVVCGHSFGGALATASSYLAIFDHQSVPNAWEESQHGISVITFGSPSCHFAEPQGTSTSWKMHLSRNFHHVINPHDYVPFALNDASRRFKHNLNAIRTPLETISPTIKMFWPIFENCLDFLLEKKGKFCHFGCMYSIATETPGIQNCLQIRSADDLPQIPGPREVDEHHKMSHYFHCAKGFIGARLPQETLSESYGDIDPEEFPSMILPMPATVTNCSCVVENDRLTVSFNVNTAIIQYLLREALFMKGGNEIPLTVIGCIQHPEDNCQASVVLEYKIEDNKVFDHVGKASIALQQGITLRDIFGRSTPVRVGSVKHLSLDKASQPEILESIRLAMVRALVAQTSKVQSIRTQDASINADTPGDVTELDEKVRVVVDRIDSLVSDASPHLVIKQMGHAFEILKALWPRDFETDQDYIVSVPGQWELDESDTGILRDVPVDCPRVLRQLIANMFENQRGTTITQAGASLKAWTNAKRPTLTQQFANVPTLAHALEIFSHDLYHRPTDSSRRTEQAISQFQDVMGVIQLCHLVIITQLDAPYEWYCKSTEGRKKTSAALGILPSYLSWSSAPALLETVGLSALSVSGLAVAGGMSAMYYSYRIINHLLHLHSEYLDLSFPGVLAATLQALGLPPAKPGDMVEKTLLNHLEDDALTPRTPETLEKWRVKLEKGLEDYPGAKDNQWSIIPDHFWAKWLFTVTEVAQLRIQLLDKICIGVQGSTEAGKSQMLTVLTGASRNHFKPGSSSLCRTLGIQSYNSSELGAIFLDSPGFDDQMPQIKYMADVYQELFAIVIIVIPMERTRSEATESALRIAVKSLLNRDDKRPLRILLSQADKLDFHRNNKEVFKATLNDVKHQFMSKLKREVGENFTTFRQQRFGDGIVCVPETLEDIVKPFSTHAQMDLDGIRALADCGSKYSCKIERASHFENLCELADAGEIWDIESLRSWLWDLSPNSVPMSSGRIGLSAVVILAVLFQVYLKEAVWLGFGIGKVIHPISDFPYTCRKIVDPRMEACEDMWLSKSTRQLFLACSDPIARSAWFPHVGAFNITGRSQRDSVVALDIDTPVGNGFELRTLKTTEFSGTSGDGLINVAGFTGIENSDGSIDLLVTNMRPSVDPESGEYLDQFVHGANTTIEHFTTVAGVNELKHVRTVADSGVVTPNRVAVMDDKTFYVSNDHGPHKMGWRHHMSAILGYANINVCKPNTPCKEVSSNLKFPNGLAIHENTLYVPDSITGTLTIYNILPNRDLEKVDEIKLNYGLDNVSVDENGDLWIAAFPIGIEIYKANNDPYNAHPPSAVLRVKKVDGEWKVDKVLEDKDGEILPAATTALHDAKTGRIFFSSVISPWIAVCEPKA, encoded by the exons ATGGCACAAACAGAGACTTTGCTCAGCGACTACATCAACTTCAATGACCAGAATGTTGGTTTAAGTGGTGGTGAGCTGATCAATAAGGATCTCACTTTCTGTGCCGCCGCCGCAATCAGCCGTCTTTGTGATGAGCAGGAAAAGGGCATAAACATAGATGAGTGTCTCCAACAAAGAGAAGAGTTCAAGTTCATCAAGGAGCTCGATGTGGTCTCTGAGGTCTATACTACTGCTCCCATCAGCAAGCAAAAGGAGCTCAAGTCAACAGCCCCCATTCTCGCATGGTCTAATCGCCTTCAAACAGTCTTCTTGGGCATTAGTTGCACTCGCGATATGAACGATCCCAAGCTGAACCTGAATGTTCGTGCTCAAGCGGCTGATGCTGTTGGCTCCCGTTTTTATCAAGGCCTTATCGACAGAGGCAGGGAGTTTGTACCGCTTATTGAATGGCTCACGCGACAATACAAATTGGTTGTCTGTGGCCACAGCTTTGG AGGTGCTCTGGCAACCGCTTCGTCTTACCTTGCCATATTCGACCATCAATCTGTTCCCAATGCATGGGAAGAAAGTCAACACGGCATTTCCGTCATCACATTCGGATCACCCTCATGTCATTTTGCTGAGCCTCAAGGGACTTCGACTTCCTGGAAGATGCACCTCAGCAGAAACTTCCACCATGTCATCAATCCCCATGATTACGTCCCTTTTGCACTCAATGATGCATCAAGAAGATTTAAACATAATTTGAATGCAATAAGAACCCCATTGGAGACTATCTCACCTACGATCAAAATGTTTTGGCCGATTTTCGAAAACTGCCTTGATTTTCTCCTCGAGAAGAAGGGAAAGTTCTGCCACTTCGGATGCATGTACTCCATCGCCACCGAGACACCGGGTATTCAGAACTGCCTCCAAATACGGAGTGCCGATGATCTCCCCCAGATTCCTGGCCCACGAGAAGTGGATGAGCACCACAAGATGTCACACTACTTCCATTGTGCCAAGGGATTCATCGGTGCTCGACTACCACAAGAGACTCTTTCAGAGAGCTATGGCGATATCGACCCCGAAGAATTTCCCTCAATGATACTCCCGATGCCTGCCACTGTGACAAACTGCTCTTGCGTGGTCGAGAATGATCGACTTACGGTGTCCTTCAATGTCAACACTGCTATCATTCAGTATCTTCTCAGAGAAGCATTATTTATGAAGGGCGGAAACGAGATTCCTCTTACTGTCATCGGCTGCATTCAACATCCGGAAGACAACTGCCAA GCTTCTGTTGTGCTGGAATACAAGATCGAGGATAACAAAGTGTTCGACCATGTTGGCAAAGCATCTATCGCCCTTCAACAAGGTATCACGCTCCGAGACATATTTGGCCGATCGACACCTGTCAGAGTTGGTAGCGTGAAGCATCTGAGTCTTGATAAGGCCAGCCAGCCTGAAATTCTAGAGAGTATTCGACTTGCTATGGTACGTGCACTGGTAGCCCAGACATCCAAGGTACAAAGTATAAGGACACAGGACGCCTCCATCAATGCCGATACCCCCGGAGATGTCACCGAGTTAGACGAAAAGGTCAGAGTCGTGGTGGATCGTATCGACAGCCTAGTCAGTGATGCTAGCCCGCACCTTGTCATCAAACAAATGGGACATGCCTTCGAAATTCTCAAAGCCCTTTGGCCTAGAGATTTTGAAACTGATCAAGATTACATTGTTTCTGTTCCTGGACAATGGGAACTAGATGAATCTGATACTGGGATTCTTCGCGATGTCCCCGTTGACTGTCCGCGTGTGCTCCGGCAGCTCATTGCAAACATGTTTGAGAATCAAAGGGGCACCACAATCACTCAAGCTGGAGCTTCTCTCAAGGCGTGGACGAACGCAAAGAGGCCGACATTGACACAGCAATTCGCCAATGTACCCACCCTCGCCCATGCACTTGAGATCTTCAGTCACGATCTTTATCATCGGCCAACAGACTCTTCTAGGCGCACGGAACAGGCAATTTCCCAGTTTCAAGACGTCATGGGAGTCATCCAGCTTTGCCACCTGGTCATAATCACTCAGCTTGATGCGCCGTACGAGTGGTACTGCAAATCGACCGAAGGTCGCAAAAAGACTTCGGCGGCATTGGGCATTCTGCCGAGCTACCTCTCATGGAGCTCTGCCCCAGCGTTGTTGGAGACCGTTGGGTTAAGCGCCTTATCTGTCTCTGGTTTGGCTGTGGCAGGAGGTATGAGTGCCATGTACTACAGCTATCGCATTATCAACCaccttctccatcttcacaGCGAGTATCTCGACTTGTCGTTTCCAGGAGTGCTGGCTGCCACTCTCCAAGCTCTTGGGCTCCCCCCAGCTAAACCAGGCGACATGGTTGAGAAAACACTGTTGAACCACTTGGAGGATGATGCACTGACCCCACGCACGCCAGAGACACTGGAAAAATGGAGAgtcaagcttgagaaggGCCTCGAAGATTACCCTGGGGCCAAGGACAACCAGTGGTCCATCATCCCTGATCACTTTTGGGCGAAATGGCTCTTCACCGTTACTGAGGTAGCCCAACTTCGGATTCAGCTGTTGGATAAGATCTGTATCGGGGTACAGGGCTCCACGGAAGCCGGTAAGAGCCAGATGCTGACGGTTCTAACCGGGGCGTCCAGGAACCACTTCAAACCAGGATCTAGCAGTTTGTGCAGGACACTGGGAATTCAATCCTATAACTCTAGCGAGCTAGGCGCGATATTCCTTGACAGTCCTGGATTTGATGACCAGATGCCACAGATCAAGTATATGGCCGACGTTTACCAAGAGCTGTTTGCCATTGTGATCATTGTGATTCCTATGGAACGTACACGTTCCGAGGCAACGGAAAGCGCTCTGCGCATAGCTGTCAAATCGCTTCTCAATCGCGATGATAAACGCCCTTTGCGAATTCTTTTGAGTCAAGCAGATAAGCTAGACTTTCATCGAAACAACAAGGAAGTGTTCAAAGCCACCCTCAACGACGTCAAACATCAGTTCATGTCAAAATTGAAGAGAGAAGTAGGTGAAAACTTTACTACTTTTAGACAACAGAGGTTTGGTGATGGTATCGTCTGTGTCCCAGAAACGCTTGAAGATATTGTGAAGCCATTTTCGACTCACGCCCAGATGGATTTGGATGGCATCAGGGCACTTGCGGATTGTGGCTCAAAATATTCCTGCAAGATTGAACGGGCGAGCCATTTTGAGAACTTGTGTGAGCTGGCTGATGCTGGAGAGATATGGGACATTGAGTCACTCCGCTCATGGCTTTGGGACCTCTCGCCTAATAGTGTTCCGATGTCCAGCGGGCGG ATTGGCCTCTCGGCCGTCGTTATTCTTGCGGTTCTCTTTCAGGTTTATCTCAAAGAGGCAGTATGGCTTGGATTTGGTATTGGAAAGGTCATACATCCAATTAGTGACTTTCCTTATACATGCCGCAAGATCGTCGATCCGCGCATGGAAGCGTGCGAAGATATGTGGTTGTCTAAGTCTACAAGGCAATTATTCCTTGCGTGTTCGGACCCAATTGCGCGAAGTGCGTGGTTTCCGCA TGTTGGCGCGTTTAACATTACGGGTCGTTCGCAGAGAGACTCTGTCGTAGCTCTGGACATTGATACGCCTGTTGGAAACGGCTTTGAGCTTCGAACTCTCAAGACAACAGAGTTCTCTGGGACTTCTGGCGATGGACTCATCAACGTCGCTGGCTTCACTGGCATTGAAAACTCTGATGGTAGCATCGACTTGTTGGTGACTAACATGCGACCGTCGGTTGATCCCGAGAGCGGAGAGTACCTGGATCAGTTTGTTCATGGGGCCAACACCACGATTGAACATTTCACGACTGTTGCTGGAGTGAATGAGCTGAAGCATGTCCGTACTGTTGCCGATAGTGGTGTCGTTACCCCTAACCGGGTTGCTGTCATGGATGATAAGACATTTTATGTCTCGAATGATCATGGTCCTCACAAGATGGGCTGG CGTCACCATATGTCTGCTATCCTGGGCTATGCCAACATCAACGTCTGCAAGCCCAACACCCCTTGCAAAGAAGTCTCCAGCAACCTCAAATTTCCCAATGGTCTTGCTATTCACGAAAACACTCTCTATGTGCCAGATTCGATAACTGGCACTCTCACAATCTACAACATTCTGCCTAATAGAGACCTCGAAAAGGTGGACGAGATCAAGCTTAACTATGGGCTAGACAACGTTTCCGTCGATGAGAACGGTGATCTTTGGATCGCTGCTTTCCCTATTGGTATTGagatatataaagctaacaATGACCCGTACAATGCGCACCCACCTTCTGCTGTTTTGAGAGTCAAAAAGGTTGACGGGGAGTGGAAGGTAGATAAGGTGCTTGAGGACAAGGATGGAGAGATCTTGCCGGCTGCTACGACGGCTTTGCATGATGCGAAGACTGGAAGAATCTTCTTTAGCA GTGTCATTTCACCGTGGATCGCGGTCTGTGAGCCAAAGGCTTGA
- a CDS encoding hypothetical protein (SECRETED:SignalP(1-17)~MEROPS:MER0080922), which translates to MLSTLFLAVAAPALATAFNGANVPVSNDDNSQDGLIRFPLKVSTGAPVVKGVTKRQNEVALESQQNGFFYSIDVTLGTPGQKVTVNLDTGSAELWVNPVCEKAQQPAFCAEFGHFGESSTFVDLNTTGGVVYGTGYAYWNYGYDHVVVGSASIRNQVFGVAYDSSFTGVGIMGAGPDLNGWDAPYPLIIDSMVKQGLIKSRALSLDIRTINSDRGAVIFGGLDTAKYSGRLQKLPIIPAESSPDGLTRYWVNLDGISLVQEDGSVDSAFSGSTPQPVLLDSGYTVSALPGAIFNKIVAAFPTAKSNGGAYVDVDCSVADIKGSVDFKFGDKTIKVPYADFIWHNEERCVLGVFQDDDFPVLGDTFLRAAYVVYDWDNRNVWIANNEDCGTNLVAIGTGPDSVPDLVGQCGSDSDATTTSASETASATETETATETETETDIETETEVVTFTVTGDVTSVETVPADTTTVYFSTTRYSNTTVAFTGKAVTSTKKSTDGSGESYELPSYTDSAASTTITSTVVTSKVYTVTACPPSVTNCPVGQVTTETITSLTTYCPGSDESSSHPTTVEAEAEGAPHPTAVHLTSYVTATDVHTVTSCTGEGACHTNVITEIVHNTQAAQAEEPTGIFTIPEAIQCGAGNFGCKEATTKGYRTVTITPVVKAPKPTPVPGYCATCGPLHKGHGHDDNNDETATGGYTAPSKQTGGYDLPTQTHPTQDYPRPTGDSHKPSGDSPKPKPNPLEELHTYLPTNVYPLIPSSNTVATVVKPTGTPQAGGPSEPTGTPVAINGASGWNVPVIAAVVMGAFVAAL; encoded by the exons ATGTTGTCCACTCTTTTCCTCGCCGTTGCGGCCCCCGCTTTGGCAACCGCCTTCAACGGCGCCAACGTTCCCGTTAGCAACGACGACAACAGCCAAGATGGCCTCATCCGCTTCCCTCTCAAAGTCAGCACCGGCGCACCCGTCGTAAAGGGCGTCACCAAGCGACAAAACGAAGTCGCACTAGAAAGTCAACAGAATGGTTTCTTCTACAGCATTGACGTTACTCTGGGAACCCCCGGACAAAAGGTCACTGTCAACCTCGACACAGGTTCCGCCGAGCTTTGGGTCAATCCTGTATGCGAAAAGGCACAGCAGCCTGCATTTTGTGCCGAGTTTGGACATTTCGGAGAGAGTAGCACCTTTGTCGACTTGAATACTACCGGTGGTGTTGTCTACGGCACTGGATATGCATACTGGAACTATGGCTACGACCATGTTGTAGTTGGAT CTGCCAGTATTCGCAACCAGGTCTTTGGTGTCGCATATGATAGTTCCTTCACCGGTGTTGGTATCATGGGTGCTGGCCCTGATCTGAACGGTTGGGATGCACCTTATCCTCTGATCATTGACAGCATGGTCAAGCAGGGTCTTATCAAGAGCCGTGCTTTGTCACTCGATATTCGCACAATCAACAGCGACCGAGGTGCCGTCATCTTCGGCGGTCTCGACACCGCCAAGTACTCTGGCCGTCTCCAGAAGCTCCCCATCATCCCCGCCGAATCATCCCCCGATGGTCTCACCCG ATACTGGGTCAACCTCGATGGTATCAGCCTCGTCCAAGAGGACGGTTCCGTCGACTCTGCCTTCTCTGGATCAACCCCCCAGCCTGTCCTCCTCGACAGTGGTTACACCGTGAGCGCCCTGCCCGgagccatcttcaacaagattGTCGCCGCTTTCCCTACCGCAAAGTCCAACGGCGGCGCTTACGTCGATGTTGATTGCTCTGTCGCCGATATCAAGGGTTCTGTCGACTTCAAGTTTGGTGACAAGACCATCAAGGTCCCCTACGCCGACTTTATCTGGCACAACGAGGAGCGCTGTGTTTTGGGTGTTTTCCAGGACGATGACTTCCCCGTTCTCGGCGACACTTTCCTCCGCGCTGCTTACGTTGTCTATGATTGGGACAACCGCAACGTCTGGATCGCTAACAACGAGGACTGTGGCACCAACCTTGTCGCCATTGGTACTGGCCCTGATTCTGTGCCTGACCTGGTTGGCCAGTGTGGTTCTGACTCTGACGCTACCACCACTTCTGCTTCCGAGACGGCTTCTGCTACCGAGACTGAGACCGCgaccgagaccgagaccgagaccgaCATCGAGACCGAGACTGAGGTGGTCACCTTCACTGTCACCGGGGACGTCACTTCTGTCGAGACAGTTCCGGCTGATACCACTACCGTCTACTTCTCTACCACTCGCTACTCCAACACTACAGTTGCCTTCACTGGCAAGGCTGTTACTTCCACCAAGAAGTCTACTGACGGTTCAGGCGAGTCTTATGAGCTTCCCAGCTACACTGACTCCGCTGCttccaccaccatcacctcGACCGTTGTCACCAGCAAGGTCTACACCGTCACTGCCTGCCCTCCCAGTGTTACAAACTGCCCTGTCGGCCAAGTCACTACAGAGACCATCACTTCTCTTACGACTTACTGCCCAGGCTCAGATGAATCTTCTTCTCACCCTACCACAGTCGAGGCCGAGGCTGAGGGCGCTCCCCATCCCACCGCCGTCCACCTCACTTCCTATGTCACTGCCACAGATGTGCACACTGTCACATCTTGCACCGGAGAGGGAGCCTGCCACACCAATGTTATCACCGAGATCGTGCACAACACACAGGCTGCCCAAGCCGAAGAACCCACTGGTATCTTCACCATCCCCGAGGCCATTCAGTGTGGCGCTGGCAACTTTGGCTGCAAGGAGGCTACTACCAAGGGATACCGCACCGTCACCATCACCCCCGTCGTCAAGGCTCCCAAGCCTACACCTGTTCCTGGCTACTGTGCTACTTGTGGTCCTCTTCACAAGGGCCACGGACATGACGACAACAACGACGAGACTGCTACCGGTGGCTACACTGCCCCTAGTAAGCAGACTGGTGGCTATGACCTGCCCACCCAGACTCACCCTACCCAAGATTATCCCAGACCTACTGGCGATTCTCACAAGCCTAGTGGTGACtcccccaagcccaagcccaacccTCTGGAGGAGCTTCACACCTACCTCCCCACAAACGTTTACCCTCTGATCCCCTCAAGCAACACTGTTGCGACAGTCGTCAAGCCCACAGGCACACCACAAGCCGGTGGACCTTCTGAGCCTACAGGTACTCCTGTGGCGATTAATGGTGCATCAGGCTGGAACGTGCCTGTTATCGCAGCCGTTGTTATGGGTGCTTTCGTCGCAGCCCTATAA